A stretch of Salarias fasciatus chromosome 23, fSalaFa1.1, whole genome shotgun sequence DNA encodes these proteins:
- the LOC115381864 gene encoding uncharacterized threonine-rich GPI-anchored glycoprotein PJ4664.02-like isoform X2, whose protein sequence is MNSSITMKLILLLTLLWTLSSSVGALQCLSCTDSACLPTQSVTCSSETMCITATAALAIFGQNPSQPIFRGCAPSSLCPTTGNRTFSVNVGLASALVSARCCNTDDCNSEALPAPNIQSAPPNGRECLSCFPGRYCSFPQPCRGVEDFCFNGIVFDGSRLIQVAGCISRNTCEAASVVKRLPFLQNIGNFTSGPTCCEGDLCNAFTTTTAMTTTAAVTPSSNVRTTTPTSAATTEAPSVGALQCLSCTDSACLPTQSVTCSSETMCITATAALVIFGQNSSQPIFRGCAPSSLCPTTGNRTFSVNVGLASALVSARCCNTDDCNSEALPAPNIQLALPNGRECLSCFPGRYCSFPQPCRGVEDFCFNGIVLNGSRAIQVAGCISRNTCEAASVVKRLPFLQNIGNFTSGPTCCEGDLCNAFTTTTAMTTTAAVTPSSNVRTTTPTSAATTEAPSGPDTVSANDRTCYVCVPGGDCSGELSCQGVEGMCFIGIVSNGSSEVQVAGCISQNLCEAVEVQVELPFLDGIGVFISGPTCCLGNLCNAFNTTTPLTPPITNVTSTFPVQPLQCLHCTDEDCLSDESSACPSETMCFAAASSQSMGERLQVVDRGCAGSSLCPTTGNELFGASVGSSTTVVYTQCCNTDNCNRLSPLFVGVNQTENGLLCFFCGPGDGNCSSVMQCRGGHDRCFYGMENAEAPSPVAGCISANACGAGLDFQDLLFGRKYYLASELTCCDFDMCNDDKSTTSTTITTPTTPTPDFEPHLGLRIRVAAFQGINDTTIIDAVTKFLKEQILNGTVHTVNVTSIKEDGSTT, encoded by the exons TTGGAGCACTTCAGTGTTTGAGCTGCACAGATTCAGCCTGTTTACCGACACAATCTGTCACATGTTCCTCAGAGACCATGTGTATCACAGCTACTGCTGCTTTAG CCATTTTTGGGCAAAATCCATCACAACCAATCTTCAGGGGCTGTGCACCGTCCTCGCTGTGTCCAACTACTGGGAATCGAACATTTTCAGTCAATGTGGGTTTAGCAAGTGCACTCGTATCTGCCCGGTGCTGCAACACTGATGACTGCAACTCAGAAGCCCTGCCTG caccGAACATTCAATCAGCTCCACCTAATGGTCGAGAGTGTCTCAGCTGTTTCCCAGGCCGCTATTGTTCCTTCCCACAGCCGTGCCGAGGGGTTGAGGACTTTTGCTTTAATGGAATTG tgTTCGATGGTTCCAGACTCATTCAAGTTGCTGGCTGTATTTCTAGGAACACATGTGAAGCTGCATCAGTTGTCAAAAGGTTACCATTTTTACAAAACATTGGGAATTTTACAAGTGGACCGACCTGTTGTGAGGGTGATTTGTGTAATGCtttcacaacaacaactgctATGACAACAACTGCAGCAGTTACTCCCTCTTCAAATGTGAGAACCACGACCCCGACATCAGCTGCTACAACTGAGGCGCCATCAG TTGGAGCACTTCAGTGTTTGAGCTGCACAGATTCAGCCTGTTTACCGACACAATCTGTCACATGTTCCTCAGAGACCATGTGTATCACAGCTACTGCTGCTTTAG TCATTTTTGGGCAAAATTCATCACAACCAATCTTCAGGGGCTGTGCACCGTCCTCGCTGTGTCCAACTACTGGGAATCGAACATTTTCAGTCAATGTGGGTTTAGCAAGTGCACTCGTATCTGCCCGGTGCTGCAACACTGATGACTGCAACTCAGAAGCCCTGCCTG caccGAACATTCAATTAGCTCTACCTAATGGTCGAGAGTGTCTCAGCTGTTTCCCAGGCCGATATTGTTCCTTCCCACAGCCGTGTCGAGGGGTTGAGGACTTTTGCTTTAATGGAATTG TTCTCAATGGTTCCAGAGCCATTCAAGTTGCTGGCTGTATTTCTAGGAACACATGTGAAGCTGCATCAGTTGTCAAAAGGTTACCATTTTTACAAAACATTGGGAATTTTACAAGTGGACCGACCTGTTGTGAGGGTGATTTGTGTAACGCtttcacaacaacaactgctATGACAACAACTGCAGCAGTTACTCCCTCTTCAAATGTGAGAACCACGACCCCGACATCAGCTGCTACAACTGAGGCGCCATCAG GGCCGGACACTGTGTCAGCTAATGATCGGACGTGTTATGTTTGTGTCCCTGGTGGAGACTGCTCTGGGGAACTCTCATGTCAAGGAGTGGAGGGCATGTGTTTTATTGGGATCG tgtCAAATGGTTCCAGTGAAGTTCAAGTTGCTGGCTGTATTTCTCAAAATTTATGTGAAGCTGTAGAAGTTCAAGTAGAGCTACCATTTCTGGATGGCATTGGGGTTTTTATCAGTGGACCGACCTGTTGTCTGGGCAATTTGTGCAATGCTTTCAACACAACAACTCCTCTGACCCCACCTATAACAAATGTGACATCCACTTTCCCAG TTCAACCTCTTCAGTGTTTGCACTGCACAGATGAAGACTGTCTTTCTGATGAATCTTCCGCATGTCCCTCAGAGACCATGTGTTTCgcagctgcttcttctcaaT CCATGGGAGAGCGCCTTCAAGTCGTCGACAGAGGCTGTGCAGGCTCCTCCCTGTGTCCAACCACTGGAAATGAATTATTTGGAGCCAGTGTGGGTTCATCAACTACAGTTGTATATACCCAGTGCTGCAACACTGATAACTGCAACAGATTATCTCCACTGTTTG TGGGAGTCAATCAGACAGAAAATGGactgctttgtttcttttgtggGCCTGGTGATGGAAACTGCTCCAGTGTAATGCAGTGTAGAGGAGGTCACGACAGGTGTTTTTATGGAATGG AGAATGCAGAGGCTCCCAGTCCAGTGGCTGGCTGTATATCTGCAAACGCTTGTGGAGCGGGACTAGATTTTCAGGACCTGCTGTTTGGGAGAAAGTACTATCTTGCCAGCGAACTGACCTGTTGTGACTTCGACATGTGCAATGATGACAAGTCAACAACTTCAACAACCATCacaactccaacaactccaactcCAG